A DNA window from Ctenopharyngodon idella isolate HZGC_01 chromosome 10, HZGC01, whole genome shotgun sequence contains the following coding sequences:
- the LOC127520377 gene encoding mucin-19-like isoform X10 has protein sequence MFGFWSIQGFFLFAMDQGWKRLPLLVVFLFLSSAYGFKGGAYSNAHQRWGQPSDNTFSPHAVQSSVSEVPVTGTLPEEVGSSLFTNRPLKRFNLLQFVKGHDSSHHESMSYAQTAPSSSVFASLPLPLSEKQAGSLTLLQGSGTTITDTASVSTQSTSGQSTSDQSFPSLYMSSSQETSGVESAEAALPVFSQESISYSSSSAPGATYTSQGSPVPLSEGSSQAISPQDESSYSRLFQSQGASSHYTPDSYTKLSSSSVSSQSTSDQSPPSLYSSSSQDSSGSLLEASGSFFQGEMVGLSSSDLSPESQTSGQLLPSSLEVSSQFTNGQGSPSLFIGSSKSSSDSQSTGPASLLDTQGSLSQSILSTQTQGSTSQGSAGPELSGSSGQFIPTQVEGGSYSVSQSLNSSPYAPGSLMYGKFGPLPIRVSSQSTSTQSSPGTPLTSSRFPVQGGSSSTSSLYLKPQGTLGLYAPASSTKYVSVPMPQRAVYSQATSGSGALFGTSIGLASQGMSSTYSGSVQPQGTTSQFAPGSPSFSSSQKQFTSSYGTQSRPSLPLTLQGSATYGGSLQAQGTTGQFAPGSPSSGVSLSSAQGAASQPATVPSSRKQFTSSSGTQSGSSLPLTLQGSTTYGGSLQPQGTASQFAPGSPSSYPSVSLSSPQGAASQSATVLSSRKQFTSSYGTQTGSSLPLTLQGGAAYGGSLQPQGTASQFAPGSPSSYPSVSLSSPQGAASQSATVLSSRKQFTSSSGTQSGSSLPLTLQGSTTYGGSLQPQGTASQFAPGSPSSYPSVSLSSPQGVASQPSQAFQSYSVSQSQKSQRWQPSQGIQTSGAAVSQGIDLSQSSPMQSRFSSLSSAGGPSSKDSGLFVSAQGGGTSYGGFSLNSQSPLKYNPGSHAYAKFGSSPLAVSSQSTSDQHSNGLYSSGSLQTQGLLGVVEGPSSQAPFDSPSSNQIERFVMLQRPTGSNLAPSLGLSAQASSVSMLSGVPQTAQALRESGSDVQLNNQVSSNSQANAYTSLQKFSSNYGAQSLKPSELLRYEPGVYGQGTSSASELLSSYGSTYNLNAPASIPSRSSLSSRYYSVKG, from the exons ATGTTTGGGTTTTGGAGTATtcaggggttttttttgtttgccatGGATCAAGGGTGGAAAAG GTTACCCTTGTTGGTAGTCTTTCTGTTTTTGAGTAGTGCTTATGGATTTAAAG GTGGAGCTTATTCAAATGCCCACCAGCGGTGGGGTCAACCTTCTGACAATACTTTCTCACCTCATGCAGTCCAGTCATCTGTTTCAGAGGTCCCTGTGACTGGGACTTTGCCTGAAGAAGTGGGCTCAAGTTTATTCACTAACAGACCCCTGAAAAGGTTTAACTTGCTCCAGTTTGTAAAAGGTCATGATTCCAGCCACCATGAATCGATGTCCTATGCCCAAACTGCTCCAAGCAGCTCAGTTTTTGCTTCCTTGCCTCTACCCTTAAGTGAAAAGCAAGCAGGCAGTTTGACATTGCTCCAGGGCTCTGGAACAACCATTACAGATACTGCTAGTGTTTCTACACAAAGCACTTCTGGCCAGTCCACCAGCGATCAGAGCTTCCCTAGTTTGTACATGTCCAGCTCCCAGGAAACCTCTGGTGTTGAATCTGCGGAAGCCGCTTTGCCTGTGTTCTCTCAGGAGAGTATCTCCTACAGCAGTTCATCTGCTCCAGGTGCCACTTACACTTCTCAAGGTAGCCCAGTGCCACTTTCAGAAGGCTCTAGTCAAGCCATCTCACCTCAGGATGAAAGCAGTTACAGTCGTTTGTTTCAGTCTCAAGGTGCCTCTAGTCACTATACCCCAGACTCCTATACCAAGCTCAGTTCTTCATCTGTTTCTAGTCAGTCTACCAGTGATCAGAGTCCCCCCAGTCTGTATAGTTCTAGCTCTCAGGATAGTTCTGGCAGTTTGTTGGAAGCTTCTGGCTCTTTCTTTCAAGGGGAAATGGTAGGGCTTAGCTCGTCTGACTTGTCTCCTGAATCTCAAACCTCTGGTCAGCTTCTGCCCTCATCATTGGAGGTCTCTAGCCAGTTTACTAATGGTCAGGGCTCTCCCAGCTTGTTTATAGGTAGCTCTAAAAGCAGTTCTGATTCCCAGTCAACTGGTCCTGCTTCACTTCTAGATACTCAGGGTAGCCtttctcaaagcattttgtCTACCCAGACTCAGGGCTCCACTTCTCAGGGCAGTGCTGGGCCTGAATTGTCTGGAAGTTCTGGGCAATTTATCCCCACACAAGTAGAAGGTGGCAGTTATAGTGTGTCCCAATCGCTTAACTCTAGTCCGTATGCCCCAGGATCCCTGATGTATGGGAAGTTTGGCCCCTTGCCTATAAGGGTTTCTAGCCAGTCCACAAGCACCCAAAGCAGTCCTGGCACTCCATTAACTTCCAGTCGTTTCCCTGTGCAGGGAGGTAGTAGCTCTACTTCTAGCTTATATCTGAAGCCTCAGGGCACTCTGGGTCTGTATGCCCCTGCGTCATCTACCAAATATGTGAGTGTTCCCATGCCACAACGTGCTGTTTATAGCCAGGCAACAAGTGGCTCGGGGGCTCTGTTTGGGACCTCTATTGGTTTAGCCTCACAAGGAATGAGTAGCACTTACAGTGGTTCTGTACAGCCTCAAGGTACCACAAGTCAATTTGCCCCTGGGTCTCCATCCTTCTCTAGTTCACAGAAGCAGTTTACCTCTAGCTATGGCACCCAGTCAAGGCCCTCTCTGCCACTCACCCTGCAGGGAAGTGCCACTTACGGTGGATCACTCCAGGCTCAAGGTACCACAGGTCAGTTTGCCCCTGGGTCTCCATCTTCAGGTGTATCACTATCGTCAGCCCAAGGTGCTGCCAGTCAGCCTGCCACAGTCCCGAGTTCGCGGAAGCAGTTTACCTCTAGCTCTGGCACCCAGTCAGGGTCCTCTCTGCCACTCACCCTGCAGGGAAGCACCACTTATGGTGGATCACTCCAGCCTCAAGGTACTGCAAGTCAGTTTGCCCCTGGGTCTCCATCCTCCTATCCAAGTGTATCACTATCCTCACCCCAAGGTGCTGCCAGCCAGTCTGCCACAGTCCTGAGTTCACGGAAGCAGTTTACCTCTAGCTATGGCACCCAGACTGGGTCCTCTCTGCCACTCACCCTGCAGGGAGGTGCTGCTTATGGTGGATCACTCCAGCCTCAAGGTACCGCAAGTCAGTTTGCCCCTGGGTCTCCATCCTCCTATCCAAGTGTATCACTATCCTCACCCCAAG GTGCTGCCAGCCAGTCTGCCACAGTCCTGAGTTCACGGAAGCAGTTTACCTCTAGCTCTGGCACCCAGTCAGGGTCCTCTCTGCCACTCACCCTGCAGGGAAGCACCACTTATGGTGGATCACTCCAGCCTCAAG GTACCGCAAGTCAGTTTGCCCCTGGGTCTCCATCCTCCTATCCAAGTGTATCACTATCCTCACCCCAAGGTGTTGCCAGCCAGCCCAGCCAAGCATTTCAAAGCTATTCTGTGTCCCAAAGCCAGAAGTCTCAAAGATGGCAGCCTTCACAAGGTATTCAGACCTCAGGTGCAGCTGTATCACAGGGAATCGATCTATCTCAAAGCTCTCCAATGCAGAGTAggttctcttccctgtcatccGCAGGAGGCCCATCTTCAAAAGATTCTGGACTGTTTGTTTCTGCACAGGGTGGTGGCACCAGTTATGGTGGCTTTTCTCTCAATTCTCAAAGCCCTTTGAAGTACAACCCTGGGTCCCATGCATATGCCAAGTTTGGTTCCTCACCCCTAGCTGTTTCTAGCCAGTCTACCAGTGATCAGCACTCAAATGGCTTGTATAGCTCAGGCTCTCTGCAAACCCAGGGTCTCCTTGGTGTAGTTGAAGGACCCTCATCTCAAGCTCCTTTTGACTCCCCAAGCAGTAACCAAATTGAGCGTTTTGTGATGTTGCAACGGCCCACAGGTTCCAACCTAGCTCCATCTCTAGGCCTGAGTGCCCAAGCATCTTCTGTTAGCATGCTCTCTGGTGTTCCGCAAACTGCGCAGGCTCTACGTGAATCTGGGTCAGATGTCCAGTTAAACAACCAAGTGAGCAGCAATTCACAGGCCAATGCATATACTTCCTTGCAAAAGTTCTCCAGCAACTATGGTGCACAGAGTCTTAAGCCTTCAGAGCTCTTGCGTTATGAGCCAGGTGTTTATGGCCAAGGAACATCCAGTGCTTCTGAGCTCTTGAGTAGCTATGGTTCCACGTACAACCTGAATGCTCCTGCTTCTATACCATCCCGCAGTTCTCTCTCAAGCCGCTACTACTCTGTCAAGGGCTAA
- the LOC127520377 gene encoding mucin-19-like isoform X11, giving the protein MFGFWSIQGFFLFAMDQGWKRLPLLVVFLFLSSAYGFKGGAYSNAHQRWGQPSDNTFSPHAVQSSVSEVPVTGTLPEEVGSSLFTNRPLKRFNLLQFVKGHDSSHHESMSYAQTAPSSSVFASLPLPLSEKQAGSLTLLQGSGTTITDTASVSTQSTSGQSTSDQSFPSLYMSSSQETSGVESAEAALPVFSQESISYSSSSAPGATYTSQGSPVPLSEGSSQAISPQDESSYSRLFQSQGASSHYTPDSYTKLSSSSVSSQSTSDQSPPSLYSSSSQDSSGSLLEASGSFFQGEMVGLSSSDLSPESQTSGQLLPSSLEVSSQFTNGQGSPSLFIGSSKSSSDSQSTGPASLLDTQGSLSQSILSTQTQGSTSQGSAGPELSGSSGQFIPTQVEGGSYSVSQSLNSSPYAPGSLMYGKFGPLPIRVSSQSTSTQSSPGTPLTSSRFPVQGGSSSTSSLYLKPQGTLGLYAPASSTKYVSVPMPQRAVYSQATSGSGALFGTSIGLASQGMSSTYSGSVQPQGTTSQFAPGSPSFSSSQKQFTSSYGTQSRPSLPLTLQGSATYGGSLQAQGTTGQFAPGSPSSGVSLSSAQGAASQPATVPSSRKQFTSSSGTQSGSSLPLTLQGSTTYGGSLQPQGTASQFAPGSPSSYPSVSLSSPQGAASQSATVLSSRKQFTSSYGTQTGSSLPLTLQGGAAYGGSLQPQGTASQFAPGSPSSYPSVSLSSPQGAASQSATVLSSRKQFTSSSGTQSGSSLPLTLQGSTTYGGSLQPQGTASQLAPGSPSSYPSVFLSSPQGVASQPSQAFQSYSVSQSQKSQRWQPSQGIQTSGAAVSQGIDLSQSSPMQSRFSSLSSAGGPSSKDSGLFVSAQGGGTSYGGFSLNSQSPLKYNPGSHAYAKFGSSPLAVSSQSTSDQHSNGLYSSGSLQTQGLLGVVEGPSSQAPFDSPSSNQIERFVMLQRPTGSNLAPSLGLSAQASSVSMLSGVPQTAQALRESGSDVQLNNQVSSNSQANAYTSLQKFSSNYGAQSLKPSELLRYEPGVYGQGTSSASELLSSYGSTYNLNAPASIPSRSSLSSRYYSVKG; this is encoded by the exons ATGTTTGGGTTTTGGAGTATtcaggggttttttttgtttgccatGGATCAAGGGTGGAAAAG GTTACCCTTGTTGGTAGTCTTTCTGTTTTTGAGTAGTGCTTATGGATTTAAAG GTGGAGCTTATTCAAATGCCCACCAGCGGTGGGGTCAACCTTCTGACAATACTTTCTCACCTCATGCAGTCCAGTCATCTGTTTCAGAGGTCCCTGTGACTGGGACTTTGCCTGAAGAAGTGGGCTCAAGTTTATTCACTAACAGACCCCTGAAAAGGTTTAACTTGCTCCAGTTTGTAAAAGGTCATGATTCCAGCCACCATGAATCGATGTCCTATGCCCAAACTGCTCCAAGCAGCTCAGTTTTTGCTTCCTTGCCTCTACCCTTAAGTGAAAAGCAAGCAGGCAGTTTGACATTGCTCCAGGGCTCTGGAACAACCATTACAGATACTGCTAGTGTTTCTACACAAAGCACTTCTGGCCAGTCCACCAGCGATCAGAGCTTCCCTAGTTTGTACATGTCCAGCTCCCAGGAAACCTCTGGTGTTGAATCTGCGGAAGCCGCTTTGCCTGTGTTCTCTCAGGAGAGTATCTCCTACAGCAGTTCATCTGCTCCAGGTGCCACTTACACTTCTCAAGGTAGCCCAGTGCCACTTTCAGAAGGCTCTAGTCAAGCCATCTCACCTCAGGATGAAAGCAGTTACAGTCGTTTGTTTCAGTCTCAAGGTGCCTCTAGTCACTATACCCCAGACTCCTATACCAAGCTCAGTTCTTCATCTGTTTCTAGTCAGTCTACCAGTGATCAGAGTCCCCCCAGTCTGTATAGTTCTAGCTCTCAGGATAGTTCTGGCAGTTTGTTGGAAGCTTCTGGCTCTTTCTTTCAAGGGGAAATGGTAGGGCTTAGCTCGTCTGACTTGTCTCCTGAATCTCAAACCTCTGGTCAGCTTCTGCCCTCATCATTGGAGGTCTCTAGCCAGTTTACTAATGGTCAGGGCTCTCCCAGCTTGTTTATAGGTAGCTCTAAAAGCAGTTCTGATTCCCAGTCAACTGGTCCTGCTTCACTTCTAGATACTCAGGGTAGCCtttctcaaagcattttgtCTACCCAGACTCAGGGCTCCACTTCTCAGGGCAGTGCTGGGCCTGAATTGTCTGGAAGTTCTGGGCAATTTATCCCCACACAAGTAGAAGGTGGCAGTTATAGTGTGTCCCAATCGCTTAACTCTAGTCCGTATGCCCCAGGATCCCTGATGTATGGGAAGTTTGGCCCCTTGCCTATAAGGGTTTCTAGCCAGTCCACAAGCACCCAAAGCAGTCCTGGCACTCCATTAACTTCCAGTCGTTTCCCTGTGCAGGGAGGTAGTAGCTCTACTTCTAGCTTATATCTGAAGCCTCAGGGCACTCTGGGTCTGTATGCCCCTGCGTCATCTACCAAATATGTGAGTGTTCCCATGCCACAACGTGCTGTTTATAGCCAGGCAACAAGTGGCTCGGGGGCTCTGTTTGGGACCTCTATTGGTTTAGCCTCACAAGGAATGAGTAGCACTTACAGTGGTTCTGTACAGCCTCAAGGTACCACAAGTCAATTTGCCCCTGGGTCTCCATCCTTCTCTAGTTCACAGAAGCAGTTTACCTCTAGCTATGGCACCCAGTCAAGGCCCTCTCTGCCACTCACCCTGCAGGGAAGTGCCACTTACGGTGGATCACTCCAGGCTCAAGGTACCACAGGTCAGTTTGCCCCTGGGTCTCCATCTTCAGGTGTATCACTATCGTCAGCCCAAGGTGCTGCCAGTCAGCCTGCCACAGTCCCGAGTTCGCGGAAGCAGTTTACCTCTAGCTCTGGCACCCAGTCAGGGTCCTCTCTGCCACTCACCCTGCAGGGAAGCACCACTTATGGTGGATCACTCCAGCCTCAAGGTACTGCAAGTCAGTTTGCCCCTGGGTCTCCATCCTCCTATCCAAGTGTATCACTATCCTCACCCCAAGGTGCTGCCAGCCAGTCTGCCACAGTCCTGAGTTCACGGAAGCAGTTTACCTCTAGCTATGGCACCCAGACTGGGTCCTCTCTGCCACTCACCCTGCAGGGAGGTGCTGCTTATGGTGGATCACTCCAGCCTCAAGGTACCGCAAGTCAGTTTGCCCCTGGGTCTCCATCCTCCTATCCAAGTGTATCACTATCCTCACCCCAAG GTGCTGCCAGCCAGTCTGCCACAGTCCTGAGTTCACGGAAGCAGTTTACCTCTAGCTCTGGCACCCAGTCAGGGTCCTCTCTGCCACTCACCCTGCAGGGAAGCACCACTTATGGTGGATCACTCCAGCCTCAAG GTACTGCAAGTCAGCTTGCCCCTGGGTCTCCATCCTCCTATCCAAGTGTATTCCTGTCCTCACCCCAAG GTGTTGCCAGCCAGCCCAGCCAAGCATTTCAAAGCTATTCTGTGTCCCAAAGCCAGAAGTCTCAAAGATGGCAGCCTTCACAAGGTATTCAGACCTCAGGTGCAGCTGTATCACAGGGAATCGATCTATCTCAAAGCTCTCCAATGCAGAGTAggttctcttccctgtcatccGCAGGAGGCCCATCTTCAAAAGATTCTGGACTGTTTGTTTCTGCACAGGGTGGTGGCACCAGTTATGGTGGCTTTTCTCTCAATTCTCAAAGCCCTTTGAAGTACAACCCTGGGTCCCATGCATATGCCAAGTTTGGTTCCTCACCCCTAGCTGTTTCTAGCCAGTCTACCAGTGATCAGCACTCAAATGGCTTGTATAGCTCAGGCTCTCTGCAAACCCAGGGTCTCCTTGGTGTAGTTGAAGGACCCTCATCTCAAGCTCCTTTTGACTCCCCAAGCAGTAACCAAATTGAGCGTTTTGTGATGTTGCAACGGCCCACAGGTTCCAACCTAGCTCCATCTCTAGGCCTGAGTGCCCAAGCATCTTCTGTTAGCATGCTCTCTGGTGTTCCGCAAACTGCGCAGGCTCTACGTGAATCTGGGTCAGATGTCCAGTTAAACAACCAAGTGAGCAGCAATTCACAGGCCAATGCATATACTTCCTTGCAAAAGTTCTCCAGCAACTATGGTGCACAGAGTCTTAAGCCTTCAGAGCTCTTGCGTTATGAGCCAGGTGTTTATGGCCAAGGAACATCCAGTGCTTCTGAGCTCTTGAGTAGCTATGGTTCCACGTACAACCTGAATGCTCCTGCTTCTATACCATCCCGCAGTTCTCTCTCAAGCCGCTACTACTCTGTCAAGGGCTAA
- the LOC127520377 gene encoding mucin-19-like isoform X16, whose protein sequence is MFGFWSIQGFFLFAMDQGWKRLPLLVVFLFLSSAYGFKGGAYSNAHQRWGQPSDNTFSPHAVQSSVSEVPVTGTLPEEVGSSLFTNRPLKRFNLLQFVKGHDSSHHESMSYAQTAPSSSVFASLPLPLSEKQAGSLTLLQGSGTTITDTASVSTQSTSGQSTSDQSFPSLYMSSSQETSGVESAEAALPVFSQESISYSSSSAPGATYTSQGSPVPLSEGSSQAISPQDESSYSRLFQSQGASSHYTPDSYTKLSSSSVSSQSTSDQSPPSLYSSSSQDSSGSLLEASGSFFQGEMVGLSSSDLSPESQTSGQLLPSSLEVSSQFTNGQGSPSLFIGSSKSSSDSQSTGPASLLDTQGSLSQSILSTQTQGSTSQGSAGPELSGSSGQFIPTQVEGGSYSVSQSLNSSPYAPGSLMYGKFGPLPIRVSSQSTSTQSSPGTPLTSSRFPVQGGSSSTSSLYLKPQGTLGLYAPASSTKYVSVPMPQRAVYSQATSGSGALFGTSIGLASQGMSSTYSGSVQPQGTTSQFAPGSPSFSSSQKQFTSSYGTQSRPSLPLTLQGSATYGGSLQAQGTTGQFAPGSPSSGVSLSSAQGAASQPATVPSSRKQFTSSSGTQSGSSLPLTLQGSTTYGGSLQPQGTASQFAPGSPSSYPSVSLSSPQGAASQSATVLSSRKQFTSSYGTQTGSSLPLTLQGGAAYGGSLQPQGTASQLAPGSPSSYPSVFLSSPQGVASQPSQAFQSYSVSQSQKSQRWQPSQGIQTSGAAVSQGIDLSQSSPMQSRFSSLSSAGGPSSKDSGLFVSAQGGGTSYGGFSLNSQSPLKYNPGSHAYAKFGSSPLAVSSQSTSDQHSNGLYSSGSLQTQGLLGVVEGPSSQAPFDSPSSNQIERFVMLQRPTGSNLAPSLGLSAQASSVSMLSGVPQTAQALRESGSDVQLNNQVSSNSQANAYTSLQKFSSNYGAQSLKPSELLRYEPGVYGQGTSSASELLSSYGSTYNLNAPASIPSRSSLSSRYYSVKG, encoded by the exons ATGTTTGGGTTTTGGAGTATtcaggggttttttttgtttgccatGGATCAAGGGTGGAAAAG GTTACCCTTGTTGGTAGTCTTTCTGTTTTTGAGTAGTGCTTATGGATTTAAAG GTGGAGCTTATTCAAATGCCCACCAGCGGTGGGGTCAACCTTCTGACAATACTTTCTCACCTCATGCAGTCCAGTCATCTGTTTCAGAGGTCCCTGTGACTGGGACTTTGCCTGAAGAAGTGGGCTCAAGTTTATTCACTAACAGACCCCTGAAAAGGTTTAACTTGCTCCAGTTTGTAAAAGGTCATGATTCCAGCCACCATGAATCGATGTCCTATGCCCAAACTGCTCCAAGCAGCTCAGTTTTTGCTTCCTTGCCTCTACCCTTAAGTGAAAAGCAAGCAGGCAGTTTGACATTGCTCCAGGGCTCTGGAACAACCATTACAGATACTGCTAGTGTTTCTACACAAAGCACTTCTGGCCAGTCCACCAGCGATCAGAGCTTCCCTAGTTTGTACATGTCCAGCTCCCAGGAAACCTCTGGTGTTGAATCTGCGGAAGCCGCTTTGCCTGTGTTCTCTCAGGAGAGTATCTCCTACAGCAGTTCATCTGCTCCAGGTGCCACTTACACTTCTCAAGGTAGCCCAGTGCCACTTTCAGAAGGCTCTAGTCAAGCCATCTCACCTCAGGATGAAAGCAGTTACAGTCGTTTGTTTCAGTCTCAAGGTGCCTCTAGTCACTATACCCCAGACTCCTATACCAAGCTCAGTTCTTCATCTGTTTCTAGTCAGTCTACCAGTGATCAGAGTCCCCCCAGTCTGTATAGTTCTAGCTCTCAGGATAGTTCTGGCAGTTTGTTGGAAGCTTCTGGCTCTTTCTTTCAAGGGGAAATGGTAGGGCTTAGCTCGTCTGACTTGTCTCCTGAATCTCAAACCTCTGGTCAGCTTCTGCCCTCATCATTGGAGGTCTCTAGCCAGTTTACTAATGGTCAGGGCTCTCCCAGCTTGTTTATAGGTAGCTCTAAAAGCAGTTCTGATTCCCAGTCAACTGGTCCTGCTTCACTTCTAGATACTCAGGGTAGCCtttctcaaagcattttgtCTACCCAGACTCAGGGCTCCACTTCTCAGGGCAGTGCTGGGCCTGAATTGTCTGGAAGTTCTGGGCAATTTATCCCCACACAAGTAGAAGGTGGCAGTTATAGTGTGTCCCAATCGCTTAACTCTAGTCCGTATGCCCCAGGATCCCTGATGTATGGGAAGTTTGGCCCCTTGCCTATAAGGGTTTCTAGCCAGTCCACAAGCACCCAAAGCAGTCCTGGCACTCCATTAACTTCCAGTCGTTTCCCTGTGCAGGGAGGTAGTAGCTCTACTTCTAGCTTATATCTGAAGCCTCAGGGCACTCTGGGTCTGTATGCCCCTGCGTCATCTACCAAATATGTGAGTGTTCCCATGCCACAACGTGCTGTTTATAGCCAGGCAACAAGTGGCTCGGGGGCTCTGTTTGGGACCTCTATTGGTTTAGCCTCACAAGGAATGAGTAGCACTTACAGTGGTTCTGTACAGCCTCAAGGTACCACAAGTCAATTTGCCCCTGGGTCTCCATCCTTCTCTAGTTCACAGAAGCAGTTTACCTCTAGCTATGGCACCCAGTCAAGGCCCTCTCTGCCACTCACCCTGCAGGGAAGTGCCACTTACGGTGGATCACTCCAGGCTCAAGGTACCACAGGTCAGTTTGCCCCTGGGTCTCCATCTTCAGGTGTATCACTATCGTCAGCCCAAGGTGCTGCCAGTCAGCCTGCCACAGTCCCGAGTTCGCGGAAGCAGTTTACCTCTAGCTCTGGCACCCAGTCAGGGTCCTCTCTGCCACTCACCCTGCAGGGAAGCACCACTTATGGTGGATCACTCCAGCCTCAAGGTACTGCAAGTCAGTTTGCCCCTGGGTCTCCATCCTCCTATCCAAGTGTATCACTATCCTCACCCCAAGGTGCTGCCAGCCAGTCTGCCACAGTCCTGAGTTCACGGAAGCAGTTTACCTCTAGCTATGGCACCCAGACTGGGTCCTCTCTGCCACTCACCCTGCAGGGAGGTGCTGCTTATGGTGGATCACTCCAGCCTCAAG GTACTGCAAGTCAGCTTGCCCCTGGGTCTCCATCCTCCTATCCAAGTGTATTCCTGTCCTCACCCCAAG GTGTTGCCAGCCAGCCCAGCCAAGCATTTCAAAGCTATTCTGTGTCCCAAAGCCAGAAGTCTCAAAGATGGCAGCCTTCACAAGGTATTCAGACCTCAGGTGCAGCTGTATCACAGGGAATCGATCTATCTCAAAGCTCTCCAATGCAGAGTAggttctcttccctgtcatccGCAGGAGGCCCATCTTCAAAAGATTCTGGACTGTTTGTTTCTGCACAGGGTGGTGGCACCAGTTATGGTGGCTTTTCTCTCAATTCTCAAAGCCCTTTGAAGTACAACCCTGGGTCCCATGCATATGCCAAGTTTGGTTCCTCACCCCTAGCTGTTTCTAGCCAGTCTACCAGTGATCAGCACTCAAATGGCTTGTATAGCTCAGGCTCTCTGCAAACCCAGGGTCTCCTTGGTGTAGTTGAAGGACCCTCATCTCAAGCTCCTTTTGACTCCCCAAGCAGTAACCAAATTGAGCGTTTTGTGATGTTGCAACGGCCCACAGGTTCCAACCTAGCTCCATCTCTAGGCCTGAGTGCCCAAGCATCTTCTGTTAGCATGCTCTCTGGTGTTCCGCAAACTGCGCAGGCTCTACGTGAATCTGGGTCAGATGTCCAGTTAAACAACCAAGTGAGCAGCAATTCACAGGCCAATGCATATACTTCCTTGCAAAAGTTCTCCAGCAACTATGGTGCACAGAGTCTTAAGCCTTCAGAGCTCTTGCGTTATGAGCCAGGTGTTTATGGCCAAGGAACATCCAGTGCTTCTGAGCTCTTGAGTAGCTATGGTTCCACGTACAACCTGAATGCTCCTGCTTCTATACCATCCCGCAGTTCTCTCTCAAGCCGCTACTACTCTGTCAAGGGCTAA